One region of Opitutales bacterium genomic DNA includes:
- the lexA gene encoding repressor LexA translates to MLQFPADMNLTERQKEILYFLDSHLSTKNYWPSIREIQDQFNFNSTNAVFGHLKALERKGALSRIPGQARTFQINLPSVGRSQPKPTQIEDIVEIDIELQGAIAAGFPDGIEPATEITRLKIDRNTADTLRNRRSFALRVRGESMINAGIFEGDIVVIESKQPRDGDIVAALIDGETTLKRFIQRESSTPFLKAENPSYPDLFPAAEMIIQGVAKAVVRNL, encoded by the coding sequence ATGCTCCAGTTTCCCGCCGATATGAACCTCACCGAGCGCCAGAAAGAAATCCTGTACTTTCTGGATTCACACCTCTCGACCAAAAATTACTGGCCCAGCATCCGCGAGATCCAGGACCAGTTTAATTTTAACAGCACCAACGCCGTCTTCGGTCACCTCAAAGCACTGGAGCGCAAAGGAGCTCTGTCTCGGATTCCTGGCCAAGCTCGAACTTTTCAAATAAATCTACCGAGTGTCGGGCGCTCCCAACCCAAGCCCACGCAGATCGAAGACATCGTTGAAATCGACATCGAGCTTCAAGGTGCCATTGCCGCCGGCTTCCCAGATGGAATCGAACCGGCAACGGAAATCACTCGCCTGAAAATCGATCGCAATACCGCTGACACCTTGCGAAATCGCCGCTCATTCGCGTTGCGCGTCCGAGGAGAAAGTATGATCAACGCCGGTATTTTTGAGGGTGATATTGTAGTCATCGAGTCCAAACAACCACGCGACGGAGACATCGTAGCTGCTCTCATCGACGGCGAAACGACCCTCAAGCGCTTCATTCAGCGTGAATCTAGCACCCCTTTTCTCAAAGCTGAAAACCCAAGCTATCCAGATCTCTTCCCGGCCGCCGAAATGATTATTCAAGGTGTGGCCAAAGCCGTGGTACGAAATCTTTGA